TCCTGACCGCTCATGTCGTGGCGACGATGGTGCGCACCCTGCTGGCCCTCGCGGTCGTCCTCGGCGTGGGTCTGCTGCTCGGGTTCAGCCCGGCCGCGACCTTCCCGCAGTGGCTCGGCGTCGCCGGCATCCTGGTGCTGACGGTGTTCGCGGTCAGCTGGCTCACCGTCGCGCTCGGACTCGCCGCGAAGACACCGGAGTCGGCCGGGTTCGCCACGGTTCCGCTGATCATGTTGCCGTTCCTGAGCAGCGCGATCGTGCCGGCGGAGAAGATGGGCCCGGGGATCCGGGAGTTCGCGGAGTACCAGCCGTTCACGCCGATCATCGAAACCGTGCGCGGGCTGTTCACCGGCGCCCCGTCGGCCGGCAGCGTGATCGCCGCCGTGGCCTGGTGCGCGGGGATCGCGATCGCCGGCTACGTGTGGGCGCGCGCGAAGTTCAGCAAGCGAGCGTGACCTCGGCCAGTTCGCGCCAGCTCGCCCGTGCCCCCTCGGCGGCCGCCTCGGTGTACTTCTCCGCACCGAGGCGGTCGCGCGCTGCCTGCTCGATCCGGGTCGCGTCCGGCTGCGACCGGTCCGGCGTGCCGCGGATCGCGGTGCTCGCCGCGAGCAGCCGCGCCGCCTGCTCGTACTGGCCGGCGTGCAGGGCCAGGTCGGCGAGGCCGACCAGGGCGGCCGCGATCAGGAGCGGGTGCCCCGATTCGGTGGCTGCCCGCAGGGCCGCGGCATGGTGTTCGCGGGCCGCGCCCGGATCGCCGGCGAGATAGCCGAGCATGAGGTGCCGCATCGCGCGGACGTTCGGCCGCTCCGCGTCCTCGCCCAGCAGCGTGATCGCCTGCTCGAGTTGACGCCGGGCCTGGTCGGTCTCGCCGCGCCAGCGCGCGAGCTCCGCCTTGCTCAGGGCCAGATCGGCCAGCATGCTCGGCCAGGCGACCCGGTCGGCGGACCGCTGCGCCTCGGCCATCGCGGCCGCGCTGGCGGCCGCGTCGCCCGCCAGCCAGTACAGCTGGGCCTGCCGCGACCGCATCTGCACGACGTCCTCGACGGCACCGGCTTCGGTGACCACCGCGACCGCCTGTTCGAAGTGCTCGATCGCGTCGTGGAATTCACCGCGCGTGGCCATCCGGTTCGCCAGCTCCGTCAGGGCGAACGAGATCCCCCACCGCTCGCCGAGCGCGCGGAACTCGGCGAGCGCCGTCTCCAGGTGCGTGTCCACATCCGGGCTGTCCTGGCCGAGCACGATCCGCATCTTCCCGAGTTGCAGCCGGGCGAGCGCGCGGACCCAGGGGTCGTCGTCGGCGAGGAGCGGTTCGAACGCCGGCCCGAACTCCTCCGGTGCCTGCACCAGCCGTTCCAGCGCGCCGGCGAACCGCAGCGCGGGGTGCGGGTCGGTCACCCGCTTGCTGATTTCGTAGCCGCGGCGGATCCACTGGTCCGCCCGGTACTGGTCGGCCTGCTGCCCGGCGGTCAGGAAGGCCGCCACGAACACCAGCACCACGCCGGAGAACTCGTCGGGCACCGGGCCGGGCAGGGCGGCCGCCGCGACGAGCAGCTCGTGGCCCTCCGCCTTGTGCCCGCCGAGCCACCAGTACCAGCCGCTGGCGGCGGCGAGGCGCATCGCCCCGGCCGCC
The sequence above is a segment of the Amycolatopsis viridis genome. Coding sequences within it:
- a CDS encoding ABC transporter permease, producing the protein MSTTTAAAPLTDAAIMLRRNFKHTLRNPVALFNSILMPLIMMLIFVYVFGDAFDVGVDYIDYAVPGMLMMTVSYGLSATSAAVSSDMAKGIINRFKVMDVSRGAVLTAHVVATMVRTLLALAVVLGVGLLLGFSPAATFPQWLGVAGILVLTVFAVSWLTVALGLAAKTPESAGFATVPLIMLPFLSSAIVPAEKMGPGIREFAEYQPFTPIIETVRGLFTGAPSAGSVIAAVAWCAGIAIAGYVWARAKFSKRA